In Symphalangus syndactylus isolate Jambi chromosome 14, NHGRI_mSymSyn1-v2.1_pri, whole genome shotgun sequence, one DNA window encodes the following:
- the LOC129462827 gene encoding keratin, type I cytoskeletal 17-like isoform X2, whose protein sequence is MRQIPDDGWGGGPQPPGSWQVAHGDESPGKHVNPGSPTQLGAPLLSSPSPVCLPPAATTMTTTIGQFTSSSSIKGSSGLGGGSSRTSCRLSGCLGAGSCRLGSAGGLGSALGGSSYSSCYSFGSGGGYGSSFGGIDGLLAGGEKATMQNLSDRLASYLDKVCALEEANPELEVKIRDWYQRQAPGPARDYSQYYKTMELQNEILTATVDNANILLQIDNAHLAAADFRTKFETEQALRLSVEADISGLHRVLDELTLARADLEMHIENLKEELAYLKKNHEEEMNSLRGQVGGEINVEMDAAPGVDLSRILNEMRDQYEEMAEKKRKDAEDWFFSKTKELNCKVATNSELVQSVKSEILELRRTMQALEIELQSQLSMHPWRATWWRQGTATACSCPRSRG, encoded by the exons ATGAGGCAAATTCCTGAtgatgggtggggagggggtccccagccacctgggagcTGGCAGGTGGCCCATGGTGATGAAAGCCCAGGGAAGCATGTGAACCCCGGCAGCCCTACACAACTTGGGGCCCCTCTCCTCTCCAGCCCTTCTCCTGTGTGCCTGCCTCCTGCCGCCACCACCATGACCACCACCATCGGCCAGTTCACCTCCTCCAGCTCCATCAAGGGCTCCTCTGGCCTGGGGGGCGGCTCGTCCCGCACCTCCTGCCGGCTGTCTGGCTGCCTGGGTGCCGGCTCCTGCAGGCTGGGATCTGCTGGCGGCCTGGGCAGCGCCCTCGGGGGTAGCAGCTATTCCAGCTGCTACAGCTTTGGCTCTGGCGGTGGCTATGGCAGCAGCTTTGGGGGTATTGATGGGCTGCTGGCCGGAGGTGAGAAGGCCACCATGCAGAACCTCAGTGACCGCCTGGCCTCCTACCTGGACAAGGTGTGCGCCCTGGAGGAGGCCAACCCTGAGCTGGAGGTGAAGATCCGTGACTGGTACCAGAGGCAGGCCCCGGGGCCTGCCCGTGACTACAGCCAGTACTACAAGACAATGGAGCTGCAGAACGAG ATCCTCACAGCCACCGTGGACAATGCCAACATCCTGCTACAGATTGACAATGCCCATCTGGCTGCTGCTGACTTCCGCACCAA GTTTGAGACAGAGCAGGCCCTGCGCCTGAGTGTGGAGGCCGACATCAGTGGCCTGCACAGGGTGCTGGATGAGCTGACCCTGGCCAGAGCCGACCTGGAGATGCACATTGAGAACCTCAAGGAGGAGCTGGCCTACCTGAAGAAGAACCACGAGGAG GAGATGAACTCCTTGCGAGGCCAGGTGGGCGGTGAGATCAATGTGGAGATGGACGCTGCCCCAGGCGTGGACCTGAGCCGCATCCTGAACGAGATGCGTGATCAGTATGAGGAGATGGCAGAGAAGAAACGCAAGGATGCCGAGGATTGGTTCTTCAGCAAG ACAAAGGAGCTGAACTGCAAGGTGGCTACCAACAGCGAGCTGGTGCAGAGCGTCAAGAGCGAGATTTTGGAGCTCCGGCGCACCATGCAGGCCTTGGAGATCGAGCTGCAGTCCCAGCTCAGCATG CATCCCTGGAGGGCAACCTGGTGGAGACAGGGAACCGCTACTGCATGCAGCTGTCCCAGATCCAGGGGCTGA
- the LOC129462827 gene encoding keratin, type I cytoskeletal 17-like isoform X1 translates to MRQIPDDGWGGGPQPPGSWQVAHGDESPGKHVNPGSPTQLGAPLLSSPSPVCLPPAATTMTTTIGQFTSSSSIKGSSGLGGGSSRTSCRLSGCLGAGSCRLGSAGGLGSALGGSSYSSCYSFGSGGGYGSSFGGIDGLLAGGEKATMQNLSDRLASYLDKVCALEEANPELEVKIRDWYQRQAPGPARDYSQYYKTMELQNEILTATVDNANILLQIDNAHLAAADFRTKFETEQALRLSVEADISGLHRVLDELTLARADLEMHIENLKEELAYLKKNHEEEMNSLRGQVGGEINVEMDAAPGVDLSRILNEMRDQYEEMAEKKRKDAEDWFFSKTKELNCKVATNSELVQSVKSEILELRRTMQALEIELQSQLSMKASLEGNLVETGNRYCMQLSQIQGLIGSVEEQLAQLRCEMEQQHQEYKILLDVNTRLEQEIAPYRHLLEGEDAW, encoded by the exons ATGAGGCAAATTCCTGAtgatgggtggggagggggtccccagccacctgggagcTGGCAGGTGGCCCATGGTGATGAAAGCCCAGGGAAGCATGTGAACCCCGGCAGCCCTACACAACTTGGGGCCCCTCTCCTCTCCAGCCCTTCTCCTGTGTGCCTGCCTCCTGCCGCCACCACCATGACCACCACCATCGGCCAGTTCACCTCCTCCAGCTCCATCAAGGGCTCCTCTGGCCTGGGGGGCGGCTCGTCCCGCACCTCCTGCCGGCTGTCTGGCTGCCTGGGTGCCGGCTCCTGCAGGCTGGGATCTGCTGGCGGCCTGGGCAGCGCCCTCGGGGGTAGCAGCTATTCCAGCTGCTACAGCTTTGGCTCTGGCGGTGGCTATGGCAGCAGCTTTGGGGGTATTGATGGGCTGCTGGCCGGAGGTGAGAAGGCCACCATGCAGAACCTCAGTGACCGCCTGGCCTCCTACCTGGACAAGGTGTGCGCCCTGGAGGAGGCCAACCCTGAGCTGGAGGTGAAGATCCGTGACTGGTACCAGAGGCAGGCCCCGGGGCCTGCCCGTGACTACAGCCAGTACTACAAGACAATGGAGCTGCAGAACGAG ATCCTCACAGCCACCGTGGACAATGCCAACATCCTGCTACAGATTGACAATGCCCATCTGGCTGCTGCTGACTTCCGCACCAA GTTTGAGACAGAGCAGGCCCTGCGCCTGAGTGTGGAGGCCGACATCAGTGGCCTGCACAGGGTGCTGGATGAGCTGACCCTGGCCAGAGCCGACCTGGAGATGCACATTGAGAACCTCAAGGAGGAGCTGGCCTACCTGAAGAAGAACCACGAGGAG GAGATGAACTCCTTGCGAGGCCAGGTGGGCGGTGAGATCAATGTGGAGATGGACGCTGCCCCAGGCGTGGACCTGAGCCGCATCCTGAACGAGATGCGTGATCAGTATGAGGAGATGGCAGAGAAGAAACGCAAGGATGCCGAGGATTGGTTCTTCAGCAAG ACAAAGGAGCTGAACTGCAAGGTGGCTACCAACAGCGAGCTGGTGCAGAGCGTCAAGAGCGAGATTTTGGAGCTCCGGCGCACCATGCAGGCCTTGGAGATCGAGCTGCAGTCCCAGCTCAGCATG AAAGCATCCCTGGAGGGCAACCTGGTGGAGACAGGGAACCGCTACTGCATGCAGCTGTCCCAGATCCAGGGGCTGATCGGCAGCGTGGAGGAGCAGCTGGCCCAGCTTCGCTGCGAGATGGAGCAGCAGCACCAGGAGTACAAGATCCTCCTGGACGTGAATACGCGGCTGGAGCAGGAGATCGCCCCCTACCGCCACCTGCTGGAGGGCGAGGATGCCTGGTGA